In bacterium, the following are encoded in one genomic region:
- a CDS encoding NUDIX domain-containing protein, with amino-acid sequence MKEYKGFAPNEIFDLILEWAVIPTFDLIIEYGDEGVILVKRKIAPYKNQWALPGLRMLKGESIDATLTRIAQQEVGLNINPKDKIMLSQFVGKFNTENNRQDLSTGYLIKVSDGNPIVLNKNHFSAYSVIKQIPTSNIGAMYKYYLELYKK; translated from the coding sequence ATGAAGGAGTACAAGGGTTTTGCCCCCAATGAAATATTTGATCTAATTTTGGAATGGGCTGTTATTCCCACCTTTGATCTTATTATTGAATACGGCGATGAAGGAGTAATTTTGGTAAAGCGAAAAATCGCTCCATACAAAAATCAATGGGCACTCCCTGGTTTGCGGATGTTAAAGGGAGAAAGTATAGATGCCACACTTACAAGAATCGCCCAACAAGAGGTTGGTTTAAATATCAATCCAAAAGATAAAATAATGCTCAGTCAGTTTGTAGGCAAATTTAATACGGAAAATAATAGACAAGATTTATCAACCGGGTATCTAATAAAAGTATCGGATGGAAATCCGATAGTTTTGAACAAGAATCATTTCTCAGCTTATTCTGTGATAAAACAAATACCTACCAGCAATATCGGTGCTATGTATAAATACTACTTAGAATTATACAAAAAGTAA
- a CDS encoding STAS-like domain-containing protein: MRIDMSKFGKFLISRPAGREALLAAQAYTIPKDTKEQIELDFSQVTVITPSWADEFFHGLEETYGKGKINIVPSENPNVRLVIESIQKQK; the protein is encoded by the coding sequence ATCGATATGAGTAAATTTGGCAAGTTTTTGATTTCGCGACCGGCTGGCCGCGAAGCGCTATTGGCCGCGCAAGCATACACAATCCCAAAAGATACAAAAGAACAAATTGAACTTGATTTTAGCCAAGTAACCGTTATTACTCCGTCGTGGGCTGATGAGTTTTTTCACGGTCTGGAAGAAACTTATGGAAAGGGAAAAATCAATATCGTTCCTTCAGAAAATCCGAATGTCCGTTTGGTTATCGAATCTATACAAAAACAGAAATAG